Genomic segment of Streptococcus australis:
AGGCTGATCAAGCCTTGGACATCTTGGAGGATCAAATTTTGGATCGTCAGACTTTTGAAGGAATTTCTCTGCGAGACATCTGTTATGGATATGGGGAAGAAACCAGTCTAGCAAGTGTAGTCGTGGAGGAGTTGAAAAAGTGCGGAAAGACCATCACTGCAGCAGAGAGCTTGACGGCAGGTCTCTTTCAGGCTACTTTAGCAGATTTTTCAGGTGTTTCAGCTATCTTTAATGGAGGGTTTGTTACCTACAGCCTAGAAGAAAAGTCCAAGATGCTGGATATTTCCGAGCAAGAGCTGAAAAAATATGGTGTCGTTTCAGAGTTTACGGCTCGAAAAATGGCGGAGCAGGCACGCCTCAAGACTCAGTCTGATTATGGAGTCAGTTTGACGGGTGTGGCTGGACCAGATAGCCTAGAGGGGCATCCAGCTGGGACGGTCTTTATCGGCTTGGCGCATGCAAAAGGGACAGAGGTTATCAAGGCTAATATCGCAGGACGAAGCCGAGCAGATGTGCGTCAGATTGCGGTTATGCATGCCTTTAACCTAGTTCGCAAGGCTTTATTAAGTGACTAACTTTTGATATAATAGTAGAAAGATCTAAGGATCAGTAGAATATAGGAGAATAGAATGGCGAAAAAACCAACAAAAAAATTAGATGAAATCGGTAAAAAATTTGGAGCTGATCGTGAAAAAGCCTTGAACGATGCTCTTAAATTGATTGAGAAAGATTTCGGTAAGGGATCAATCATGCGTTTGGGTGAACGCGCAGAACAAAAAGTTCAAGTGATGAGTTCAGGATCTTTGGCGCTTGATATTGCGCTTGGATCAGGTGGTTATCCTAAGGGACGTATCATCGAAATCTATGGACCAGAGTCATCTGGTAAGACAACAGTTGCCCTTCACGCTGTCGCGCAAGCGCAGAAGGAAGGCGGTATCGCAGCCTTTATCGATGCGGAGCATGCCCTTGATCCAGCCTATGCAGCAGCACTTGGTGTGAACATTGACGAATTGCTCTTGTCACAACCAGACTCAGGGGAGCAAGGTCTTGAAATTGCAGGGAAATTGATCGACTCAGGTGCGGTTGACCTCGTCGTTATCGACTCAGTTGCGGCCCTTGTGCCTCGTGCAGAAATCGATGGTGATATCGGAGACAGCCACGTAGGTCTTCAAGCTCGTATGATGAGCCAGGCCATGCGTAAACTTGGTGCTTCTATCAATAAGACAAAAACAATTGCTATCTTTATCAACCAATTACGTGAAAAAGTTGGGGTGATGTTTGGAAATCCAGAAACAACTCCCGGTGGACGTGCTCTGAAATTCTATGCTTCAGTCCGTTTGGATGTTCGTGGAAGCACACAAATCAAGGGAACTGGTGACCAAAAAGATACCAATGTCGGTAAGGAAACCAAGATCAAGGTCGTGAAAAACAAGGTGGCTCCACCATTTAAGGAAGCCTTTGTTGAAATCATGTACGGAGAAGGAATTTCTAAGACTGGTGAGCTCTTGAAGATTGCAAGTGACCTGGATATCATCCAAAAAGCCGGAGCATGGTATTCTTACAAGGGTGAAAAAATCGGGCAAGGATCTGAAAATGCTAAGAAATACTTGGCAGATCATCCGGAAATCTTTGATGCCATTGACCACCAAGTCCGTGTTCATTATGGCTTGATTGAAGATGAAGAAACCTCAGATGTTAGTCCAGTAGCAGAGACGACTTCTAACCAAGAAGTAACACTTGACCTTGGCGATGATCTTGGAATCGAAATTGAAGAATAACATAAAAAGTAGCAGTTCCTAGCTGCTACTTTTTATGTTCATTTAGGATGAAAAAACTAATGGTCACTGAAACGACGATGCTCGATATGAAAGTCAAAGTAATGTTCATCTTGCAATTTCTGGAAGATGTCACGATAGGCTTCTTCGTCAAAGTGGTCGCCACGATAGAGGATTTCAAAACTTAAACCTTCGTACTCTAAGAAGGCATTGGCTGTTTTAAAGCCATTTTGTCGATAGAAGTCCATACGAGCTTTTCTCTGTTCCAAGTTATCGCATTCTTCATCTAATCGCTCGACTTCCAGCAACATGGTTCGCTGGTAAAAATCAGTCAGTTTTTCGATGATTTCCTTTCCGTACCCGTGGCTTCGCAAGTGAGGCATGATAGCAAAAAAACTGATATAAAAAGCTTTTGGATTGGAAATAGAAAAAGCAAATCCAACAAACTCTTCTTGGTTATAAAAGGCGAAAAAGTGGGCATCGTCTCGGTCTTGATAGCGTAAAAATTCGGATAAAGGAACGCGTTCCTCTTCGGGGAAGGCTTCAATATTTAATTTTTCAACTTTTTCAAGATCGGGAAATACATCGGTTATTAATTGACTGGTCAAACTCATAAATGACCTCCTTTTCTTGATTATAGCAAATTGTCTCTCGGTAGGCAATTGATTTCAAGAAAACCAAGCAATCCTTGTCGCTCCTCCAGAAAGTTGATATAATAGGCTTATGAATAAGAAAAGAAAAGTGGATTTGGTCAATGGTCCAATCCTTCCTTCGCTTTTAAGCTTTGCCTATCCAATCTTGCTGTCTAATATCTTTCAACAGCTTTATAATACAGCTGACGTCTTGATTGTTGGGCGTTTCCTTGGCCAAGAATCCTTGGCAGCAGTAGGAGCGACGACAGCCATTTTTGACTTGATTATAGGCTTTACGCTTGGTGTTGGAAATGGCATGGGGATTGTCATTGCTCGCTATTATGGGGCTCGTAATTTTACCAAAATCAAAGAAGCGGTAGCTGCAACCTGGATTTTAGGAGGGCTTCTAAGTATTTTAGTTATGCTGATGGGATTTGTCGGCCTGTATCCACTCTTGCAATACTTAGATACTCCGGCGGAAATCCTTCCCCAGTCCTATCAATATATTTCCATGATTGTGACCTGTGTAGGCGTCAGCTTCGCCTATAATCTCTTTGCAGGCTTGTTGCGGTCTATTGGTGACAGTCTGGCTGCGCTTGGCTTTTTGATTTTTTCTGCTCTGGTCAATGTGCTTCTCGATTTGTATTTTATTACGCAACTACAACTGGGAGTTCAATCTGCGGGACTTGCTACTATTATCTCACAAGGATTATCAGCGGTTCTTTGCTTTTATTATATTCGCAAGAGCGTTCCAGAACTCTTGCCACAGTTCAAACATTTCAAATGGGACAAGGGTCTGTACGCGGATCTCTTGGAGCAAGGTTTGGCTATGGGCTTAATGAGTTCAATTGTGTCTATTGGTAGTGTGATTTTACAGTCTTCTGTCAATACTTTTGGAGCCGTGATTATCAGTGCACAAACAGCAGCTCGACGGATTATGGCCTTTGCTCTGCTTCCGATGACGGCTATTTCTTCTGCTATGACGACCTTTGCCTCTCAGAATCTCGGCGCTAAGCGATCAGACCGCATTGTTCAAGGTCTTCGAATCGGCAGTCGCCTGAGCATGTCCTGGGCAGGCTTTGTCTGTATCTTTCTCTTTTTTGCTAGTTCGACCTTGGTTTCCTTCTTGGCCAGTTCGACGGATAGTTACTTAGTAGAAAATGGTAGCCTCTACTTGCAGATCAGTTCAGCCTTTTATCCGATTTTGAGTCTCTTGCTAATTTATCGGAATTGCTTGCAGGGCTTGGGACAAAAAATCCTGCCTCTGGTATCTAGTTTTATCGAACTAATCGGTAAAATTGCTTTTGTGGTTTTGATTATCCCTTGGGCAGGCTATAAGGGAGTTATCCTTTGCGAACCTCTTATCTGGCTTGCCATGACCATCCAACTTTACTTCTCGCTTTTCCGTCACCCCTTGATAAAAGAAGGTAAGGAAATCTTGGCAGCTAAAGGATAATTCTAGCTGGATTTACGAAAGAAAATCCATTTCCTCTAGTGAAAATCAGATGGACTTGTGTTATAATAAGAAAGATTAAAATGTGAAAAAAGGAGATTCCTAATGGGACGTAAATGGGCCAATATCGTAGCTAAGAAAACGGCTAAAGATGGAGCTAACTCTAAAGTATATGCAAAATTTGGTGTAGAAATCTATGTAGCAGCTAAAAAAGGTGATCCAGATCCAGAATCAAACACAGCTTTGAAATTCGTTATCGACCGTGCCAAACAAGCCCAAGTGCCAAAACACGTTATCGATAAAGCGATTGATAAAGCAAAAGGAAACACAGACGAAACCTTTACAGAAGGACGTTACGAAGGATTTGGACCAAATGGTTCTATGTTGATCGTTGATACTCTGACTTCAAACGTCAACCGTACAGCAGCCAATGTCCGTGCAGCCTTTGGTAAAAATGGTGGAAACATGGGAGCTTCAGGTTCAGTTTCTTATCTCTTTGACAACAAGGGGGTTATCGTATTTGCTGGTGAAGATGCGGATGCCATCTTTGAACTCTTGCTCGAAGCAGATGTGGATGTGGATGATGTAGAAGCAGAAGATGGAACAATCACTGTTTACACAGCTCCAACTGACCTTCATAAGGCTATCGTTGCCCTTCGTGAGTCAGGTATCCAAGAATTCCAAGTTACCGAATTGGAAATGATTCCTCAGTCAGAAGTTGAATTGTCAGGGGATGACCTTGAAACCTTTGAAAAACTTTACAGCGTCCTTGAAGACGACGAAGATGTACAAAAGATCTATACCAATGTAGATGGATTCTAATATAAAAGCGAACAGACCTACTAGCTGTTCGCTTTTTATATTGGAACTTAGACTCTGGTTCCAGAATCTCTTTGCTGCTGTCTTTCTCCTAGGCCTACAGCTATTTTATGAACTAGTAAGAGTTGACCATTATCCTGTTTTACAAAGGTCAGAGTAACGGTCTTGATTTTATCATCAATGCCAATATAGGTAATTCTCTTGGTGTCGTAGCCCTCAATGATTGAATCAAATTCGGAATCTGGTAGTCCGTGTTTTTTGATGATATCCTTGTAGTTGGTGCCACCTTTTCCTTTGTTGTCAAGGTCACCTTCGATTAAGGCGTCGAACTCTTTTTGGGTCCAAGTGAAGGAATCCTCTTCCTCCTCTTCAGGGAAGAAATCGCTGCTATCATCTGTCAAGTCGCCTTCCTCTTCGCGGTCAATGGAGGCACTCGCCTCTCTGTAAGAGCGGTTAAATTCCCTGGCAAAATCTTTGTAGATATTAGCGTACAGTATCTGGGTTGTAAAGAATAGTACAATAGAAGAAATTGACAGAGCCGTTCCGATAATGGCCATTGTTTTTCGTTTTTTGAGGTTGACGACAAGGCCGATAATCCCTAGGATTAAAGCGACAATAGCGATGAAAAATGATAGATAATTACTAAATGGAATCCAAGATCCTAAAAGTGCGATGGCTCCAAAAATGGTTGCCAAAATCCCTAAAACTTTCTGTTCCTCTGGTTTCATTTGAAAGCTCTCTCCCTTCCTTGTGTGAATGGATATTAATCCACAGTAGTTAGTGCTTATTATAGAGAAAATAGCTACTAATGTCAATTCAGACCAAGATAGTTCTCAAGGAAACTTTTTTCTTGACATATTTTGTGCAAGTGGTAAAATAGTTCTCATGAAAACTAATTAGTTCTCCAGAGAACTATATAAAATCATGAGAAGGGAGCAATCATGGACAAATCGTTGTTGGTTTTTAAACGTTTTGGGTATCAGATCCACCTGATGTTGCAGAAAGAAGCCAAACGTTGTGGTATTGAATTTATGGGGGGACCGCAAGGGCAGGTCCTGCGATTTTTAGATCGTCGTGAGCATGATCAAGAATTAACGCTTATCAAGGATATTGAACAAGAACTCAATATCACCAAGTCAGTTGCTAGCAACTTGGTCAAGCGTATGGTACAAAATGGTCTGGTCGAGTTAGAGGCCAGTCCAAGTGATAAGCGAGCAAAACTTGTTCGTTTGACCGATAAATCACGATCTCAGATGCAAGAAGTTAAGGCGCTTTTTGATCGGATTGCCAGTAGCCTACTGGAAGGAATTTCAAAGGAAAAGCTAGCCATTTTTGAAGAAGTTCTCGGACAACTACAGGCTAATGTAGAAAGAATAGGAGGAGAGAATGAAGAAACTTGCTAAACGTATTACAGGAAAAGAGTGGGGGATGATCCTACTCACTGTTCTTTTCACTTGTTTCTCGGTCTATCTCGAGTTAGAAGTGCCGACCTATATTTCAGAAATAACAGAATTGATTGGAACACCGGGTACGGAGTTAGGACAACTATGGTCTCCTGCTGCCAAGATGATGGGCTTATCTCTCCTAGCCTTTCTGTCTTCTGTAACAGTTGGCTTTTTTGCTTCTCGTGTTGCAGCATCTTACACAACTCACTTGCGAAGAGATATTTTTAATCGTGTTCTAGATTTTTCGCAAACGGAAATCAAACGTTTTTCAATCCCCAGTCTTTTGACTCGAACGACCAATGATATTACGCAGGTTCAGATGCTCTTTACTATGGGCTTACAGGTAGTGACTCGTGGGCCTATCATGGCCATCTGGGCCATTGGAAAAATCCTTGGGAAGTCGGAATACTGGCTCTGGGCAGTAGTGGTGGCCGTCATTGTCAATGTCTTGATGACCACTGTTCTCATGACTCTAGCCTTTCCAAAACAATCTGTCATCCAAAAATTAACAGATAAACTCAATAGTATCACTCGCGAAAGTTTGACTGGGATTCGGGTTGTTCGTGCTTATAATGCTGAGGATTATCAGAATCAAAAATTTGAAGAAGCTAATGATGAGGTGACTCGTCTCAACCTTTTTGTCAACCGTTTGATGGCGATTATGAATCCTATTATGATGGCGATTTCCAGCGGTTTGACCTTAGCTATTTACTGGATTGGAGCCTATCTGATCAACGATGCTAGTTTGACCAACCGTTTGCCACTCTTTAGTGATATGGTGGTCTTCATGTCTTATGCCATGCAGGTCGTGATGGGATTCCTACTCATGGGTGCACTCTTTATCGTTCTTCCTCGTACCTTGGTTTCCGCAGGACGTATCAACCAAGTTTTGGATTTGCATCCTTCTATTGAGAATCCGAGTCAAGCACAGGCTGCAGATCCTTCAGTTCAAGGACAAGTGGAATTCCGTGACGTAACCTTCCGCTACTCTCAAAACTCAGAAGCAGTTGTGGAACATGTTACTTTTAAAGCCGAAGCAGGTCAAACAGTTGCTTTTATCGGATCAACTGGATCTGGGAAATCTACACTAGTCAACCTAATACCTCGTTTTTATGATGTCTCATCTGGTCAAATCCTAGTAGATGGTGTCGATGTACAAGATTACAACTTGGAAGAGCTGCGTAATAAGGTCGGCTATATTCCACAAAAAGCGGTGCTCTTTTCTGGAGATGTTAAGGGAAACTTAGACTTTGGTAAGAGTCAAGAAAGTCCTCTCAGTGAACCTGCCATGTGGCAAGCTTTGGAATTGGCTCAATCTAAGAACTTTATCGAGGATAAGGAAGCAGGTCTAGCCTCTGAAGTAGCCCAAGGTGGGACCAATTTCTCAGGAGGTCAAAGACAACGCTTGGCTATCGCCCGCGCCTTGGCTCGTAAACCAGAGATTCTCATCTTCGATGACTCTTTCTCAGCCTTGGACTACAAGACAGATCGTGTCCTACGCCAAGAGCTAGCTGAGAAAACAAAATCCATGACCAAGCTCATCGTAGCGCAGCGGATTTCTACCATCATGGATACCGACCTGATCTTGGTTTTGGATCAAGGTAAAGTCGTGGGACAAGGCACCCACAAGGAACTTCTAGCTACCAACGAAGTCTACCAAGAAATTGCCTACTCACAACTATCGAAGGAGGAATTGGAACATGGAAAATAAGAAAACGTCCTTTTGGAAACACTCTAGACCTTTTCGAGCAGGTCTCCAACTTCCCCTACTCGTAGCGGTTATCGCAGCTGTATGTTCTAGTATCATCACGGTTTATGGACCGACTAAGATTAAGGAAATTACCAACTTGATTTCAGATGGCTTGATGACAGGAATCGACTTGGGAGCTGTGTCAAGTATTGCTGGATTGTTGGTCATCTTGTATGTGATTGGTATTATTCTTAACTATACACAGGCTTATATCTTTTCAACGAGCATTCAGCATTTCTCCAAACGTTTGCGGACAGCTATTGCTGAGAAGATCAATCGCTTGCCACTGGGCTATTTTGACCGTCATTCGCAAGGGGATACCCTTTCGCGCGTGACCAATGACGTGGATACAGCAGCGCAGTCTCTCAACCAAAGTCTAGGGACAGTGCTTTCAGCTAGCTTCTTGTTGATTGCTGTTTTGATCACCATGTTTGGGATGAACTGGATTTTGGCGCTAGTAACGGTTGTCTCAACCTTGCTAGGATTTGTGGCCGTTTCTGTCATTATGGCTAAGTCACAAGGTTACTTTAAAGCCCAACAAAATAACCTCGCAGCCGTCAATGGTTATGTGGAAGAGATGTACTCTGGTCATAATGTGGTGACTAGCTATAATGCCGTTGATGCCACGAAAGAAACATTCGCAGGTTTAAACCAAAACTTGCACGACAGTATCTGGAAATCTCAGTTTATCTCTGGTATTATGATGCCAGCCATGTTCTTTGTAGGAAACTTTAGTTATGTTTTGGTTATCGTCGTTGGTGCTGCTTTAGCGCTAGAGGGGCATATCAGTATCGGGATTATCGTAGCCTTTATGGTTTATGTTCGTACCTTCTCACAACCCTTATCACAAATTGCCCAAGGGATTACGAGCTTGCAACAAGCCAGTGCAGCTATGACGCGTGTCTTTGAGTTTCTAGGTGAAGAGGAAATGGAAGATGAATCTCATAAAGAAAGACAATTGACTGGCATGAGAGGAGAAGTGGTCTTTGATCGCGTATCCTTTGGTTATACACCAGAACGCACCATCATCCATGATTTCTCAGCGACAGCTCGTGCAGGTCAAAAGGTCGCTATTGTCGGACCGACTGGAGCTGGTAAGACAACTATTGTCAATCTTTTGATGAAATTTTATGAGATTGATAAGGGAAATATCCGTATCGATGGCGTGGATACTAAGGACATGAAGCGTTCGGAAGTGCATGATGCTTTTTCAATGGTCTTGCAGGATACCTGGCTCTTTGAAGGAACGATTCGAGAGAATCTGATCTATAATCAGACAGGTATCAGCGATGAGCGAATGATGGAAGCTAGTAAGGCTGTAGGAATCCACCACTTTATCATGACCTTACCAGAGGGTTACGACACCGTCTTGGACGATACAGTGACCTTGTCTGTCGGACAAAAACAACTCTTAACCATTGCTCGTGCCCTGCTCAAGGACGCACCGCTCTTGATTTTGGATGAGGCGACATCC
This window contains:
- the recA gene encoding recombinase RecA gives rise to the protein MAKKPTKKLDEIGKKFGADREKALNDALKLIEKDFGKGSIMRLGERAEQKVQVMSSGSLALDIALGSGGYPKGRIIEIYGPESSGKTTVALHAVAQAQKEGGIAAFIDAEHALDPAYAAALGVNIDELLLSQPDSGEQGLEIAGKLIDSGAVDLVVIDSVAALVPRAEIDGDIGDSHVGLQARMMSQAMRKLGASINKTKTIAIFINQLREKVGVMFGNPETTPGGRALKFYASVRLDVRGSTQIKGTGDQKDTNVGKETKIKVVKNKVAPPFKEAFVEIMYGEGISKTGELLKIASDLDIIQKAGAWYSYKGEKIGQGSENAKKYLADHPEIFDAIDHQVRVHYGLIEDEETSDVSPVAETTSNQEVTLDLGDDLGIEIEE
- a CDS encoding GNAT family N-acetyltransferase; this encodes MSLTSQLITDVFPDLEKVEKLNIEAFPEEERVPLSEFLRYQDRDDAHFFAFYNQEEFVGFAFSISNPKAFYISFFAIMPHLRSHGYGKEIIEKLTDFYQRTMLLEVERLDEECDNLEQRKARMDFYRQNGFKTANAFLEYEGLSFEILYRGDHFDEEAYRDIFQKLQDEHYFDFHIEHRRFSDH
- a CDS encoding MATE family efflux transporter → MNKKRKVDLVNGPILPSLLSFAYPILLSNIFQQLYNTADVLIVGRFLGQESLAAVGATTAIFDLIIGFTLGVGNGMGIVIARYYGARNFTKIKEAVAATWILGGLLSILVMLMGFVGLYPLLQYLDTPAEILPQSYQYISMIVTCVGVSFAYNLFAGLLRSIGDSLAALGFLIFSALVNVLLDLYFITQLQLGVQSAGLATIISQGLSAVLCFYYIRKSVPELLPQFKHFKWDKGLYADLLEQGLAMGLMSSIVSIGSVILQSSVNTFGAVIISAQTAARRIMAFALLPMTAISSAMTTFASQNLGAKRSDRIVQGLRIGSRLSMSWAGFVCIFLFFASSTLVSFLASSTDSYLVENGSLYLQISSAFYPILSLLLIYRNCLQGLGQKILPLVSSFIELIGKIAFVVLIIPWAGYKGVILCEPLIWLAMTIQLYFSLFRHPLIKEGKEILAAKG
- a CDS encoding YebC/PmpR family DNA-binding transcriptional regulator, whose product is MGRKWANIVAKKTAKDGANSKVYAKFGVEIYVAAKKGDPDPESNTALKFVIDRAKQAQVPKHVIDKAIDKAKGNTDETFTEGRYEGFGPNGSMLIVDTLTSNVNRTAANVRAAFGKNGGNMGASGSVSYLFDNKGVIVFAGEDADAIFELLLEADVDVDDVEAEDGTITVYTAPTDLHKAIVALRESGIQEFQVTELEMIPQSEVELSGDDLETFEKLYSVLEDDEDVQKIYTNVDGF
- a CDS encoding DUF308 domain-containing protein, yielding MKPEEQKVLGILATIFGAIALLGSWIPFSNYLSFFIAIVALILGIIGLVVNLKKRKTMAIIGTALSISSIVLFFTTQILYANIYKDFAREFNRSYREASASIDREEEGDLTDDSSDFFPEEEEEDSFTWTQKEFDALIEGDLDNKGKGGTNYKDIIKKHGLPDSEFDSIIEGYDTKRITYIGIDDKIKTVTLTFVKQDNGQLLLVHKIAVGLGERQQQRDSGTRV
- a CDS encoding MarR family winged helix-turn-helix transcriptional regulator translates to MDKSLLVFKRFGYQIHLMLQKEAKRCGIEFMGGPQGQVLRFLDRREHDQELTLIKDIEQELNITKSVASNLVKRMVQNGLVELEASPSDKRAKLVRLTDKSRSQMQEVKALFDRIASSLLEGISKEKLAIFEEVLGQLQANVERIGGENEETC
- a CDS encoding ABC transporter ATP-binding protein, with the protein product MKKLAKRITGKEWGMILLTVLFTCFSVYLELEVPTYISEITELIGTPGTELGQLWSPAAKMMGLSLLAFLSSVTVGFFASRVAASYTTHLRRDIFNRVLDFSQTEIKRFSIPSLLTRTTNDITQVQMLFTMGLQVVTRGPIMAIWAIGKILGKSEYWLWAVVVAVIVNVLMTTVLMTLAFPKQSVIQKLTDKLNSITRESLTGIRVVRAYNAEDYQNQKFEEANDEVTRLNLFVNRLMAIMNPIMMAISSGLTLAIYWIGAYLINDASLTNRLPLFSDMVVFMSYAMQVVMGFLLMGALFIVLPRTLVSAGRINQVLDLHPSIENPSQAQAADPSVQGQVEFRDVTFRYSQNSEAVVEHVTFKAEAGQTVAFIGSTGSGKSTLVNLIPRFYDVSSGQILVDGVDVQDYNLEELRNKVGYIPQKAVLFSGDVKGNLDFGKSQESPLSEPAMWQALELAQSKNFIEDKEAGLASEVAQGGTNFSGGQRQRLAIARALARKPEILIFDDSFSALDYKTDRVLRQELAEKTKSMTKLIVAQRISTIMDTDLILVLDQGKVVGQGTHKELLATNEVYQEIAYSQLSKEELEHGK
- a CDS encoding ABC transporter ATP-binding protein, which codes for MENKKTSFWKHSRPFRAGLQLPLLVAVIAAVCSSIITVYGPTKIKEITNLISDGLMTGIDLGAVSSIAGLLVILYVIGIILNYTQAYIFSTSIQHFSKRLRTAIAEKINRLPLGYFDRHSQGDTLSRVTNDVDTAAQSLNQSLGTVLSASFLLIAVLITMFGMNWILALVTVVSTLLGFVAVSVIMAKSQGYFKAQQNNLAAVNGYVEEMYSGHNVVTSYNAVDATKETFAGLNQNLHDSIWKSQFISGIMMPAMFFVGNFSYVLVIVVGAALALEGHISIGIIVAFMVYVRTFSQPLSQIAQGITSLQQASAAMTRVFEFLGEEEMEDESHKERQLTGMRGEVVFDRVSFGYTPERTIIHDFSATARAGQKVAIVGPTGAGKTTIVNLLMKFYEIDKGNIRIDGVDTKDMKRSEVHDAFSMVLQDTWLFEGTIRENLIYNQTGISDERMMEASKAVGIHHFIMTLPEGYDTVLDDTVTLSVGQKQLLTIARALLKDAPLLILDEATSSVDTRTEELIQKAMDRLMEGRTSFVIAHRLSTIRNADLILVMKDGNIIEQGNHEELMAQGGFYADLYNSQFTEDEAEE